A section of the Lepus europaeus isolate LE1 chromosome 10, mLepTim1.pri, whole genome shotgun sequence genome encodes:
- the RALY gene encoding RNA-binding protein Raly isoform X1 — translation MCCNVHSYVLDSDKAAVATMSLKIQTSNVTNKNDPKSINSRVFIGNLNTAMVNKSDVETIFSKYGRVAGCSVHKGYAFVQYANERHARAAVLGENGRVLAGQTLDINMAGEPKPNRPKGLKRAASAIYSGYNFDYDYYRDDFYDRLFDYRGRLSPVPVPRAVPVKRPRVTVPLVRRVKTTIPVKLFARSTAITTSSVKIKLKSSELQTIKTELTQIKSTIDALLGRLEQIAEEQKANPGGKKKGGGSGGGSGSGSGGGGSSSGGGASSGGGSSSGGGGGGCSRPPAPQEDMTAEAGTPQGGAQAHNDGDEEGLLTHSEEELEHSQDTDAEQGALQ, via the exons ATGTGCTGCAATGTCCATTCCTATGTCTTGGACTCTGACAAAGCCGCA GTGGCCACCATGTCCTTGAAGATCCAGACAAGCAATGTAACCAACAAGAACGATCCCAAGTCCATCAACTCTCGGGTCTTCATTGGAAACCTCAACACAGCTATGGTGAATAAGTCAGATGTGGAGACCATCTTTTCCAAGTACGGCCGTGTGGCCGGCTGTTCTGTGCACAAGGGCTATGCCTTTGTCCAGTATGCCAACGAGCGCCATGCCCGGGCAGCTGTGCTGGGAGAGAACGGGCGGGTGCTGGCTGGACAGACCCTGG ATATCAACATGGCTGGAGAGCCCAAGCCCAACAGACCCAAGGGGCTAAAGAGAGCAGCGTCTGCCATTTACAG TGGCTACAACTTTGACTATGATTACTACCGGGACGACTTCTACGACAG GCTCTTCGACTACCGGGGCCGCCTATCGCCAGTGCCAGTGCCCAGGGCAGTCCCGGTGAAGCGACCCCGGGTCACAGTCCCTTTGGTCCGGCGTGTCAAAACTACCATACCTGTGAAGCTCTTTGCTCGCTccacagccatcaccaccagCTCAGTCAAGATCAAGT TAAAGAGCAGTGAGCTACAGACCATCAAGACAGAGTTGACGCAGATCAAGTCCACTATCGATGCCCTGCTGGGCCGCTTGGAGCAGATTGCTGAGGAGCAAAAGGCCAACCCAG GTGGCAAGAAGaagggcggcggcagcggcggtggcagtggcagtggcagtggcggCGGTGGCAGTAGTAGTGGCGGCGGCGCTAGTAGTGGCGGCGGCAGTAgtagtggcggcggcggcggtggctgtAGCCGGCCACCAGCCCCCCAGGAGGACATGACTGCTGAGGCAGGCACGCCCCAAGGAGGAGCCCAGGCTCACAACGATGGCGATGAGGAGGGACTGCTGACACACAGTGAGGAGGAGCTG gagcacagccaggacacagatGCAGAGCAAGGGGCCTTGCAGTAA
- the RALY gene encoding RNA-binding protein Raly isoform X3 → MSLKIQTSNVTNKNDPKSINSRVFIGNLNTAMVNKSDVETIFSKYGRVAGCSVHKGYAFVQYANERHARAAVLGENGRVLAGQTLDINMAGEPKPNRPKGLKRAASAIYSGYNFDYDYYRDDFYDRLFDYRGRLSPVPVPRAVPVKRPRVTVPLVRRVKTTIPVKLFARSTAITTSSVKIKLKSSELQTIKTELTQIKSTIDALLGRLEQIAEEQKANPGGKKKGGGSGGGSGSGSGGGGSSSGGGASSGGGSSSGGGGGGCSRPPAPQEDMTAEAGTPQGGAQAHNDGDEEGLLTHSEEELEHSQDTDAEQGALQ, encoded by the exons ATGTCCTTGAAGATCCAGACAAGCAATGTAACCAACAAGAACGATCCCAAGTCCATCAACTCTCGGGTCTTCATTGGAAACCTCAACACAGCTATGGTGAATAAGTCAGATGTGGAGACCATCTTTTCCAAGTACGGCCGTGTGGCCGGCTGTTCTGTGCACAAGGGCTATGCCTTTGTCCAGTATGCCAACGAGCGCCATGCCCGGGCAGCTGTGCTGGGAGAGAACGGGCGGGTGCTGGCTGGACAGACCCTGG ATATCAACATGGCTGGAGAGCCCAAGCCCAACAGACCCAAGGGGCTAAAGAGAGCAGCGTCTGCCATTTACAG TGGCTACAACTTTGACTATGATTACTACCGGGACGACTTCTACGACAG GCTCTTCGACTACCGGGGCCGCCTATCGCCAGTGCCAGTGCCCAGGGCAGTCCCGGTGAAGCGACCCCGGGTCACAGTCCCTTTGGTCCGGCGTGTCAAAACTACCATACCTGTGAAGCTCTTTGCTCGCTccacagccatcaccaccagCTCAGTCAAGATCAAGT TAAAGAGCAGTGAGCTACAGACCATCAAGACAGAGTTGACGCAGATCAAGTCCACTATCGATGCCCTGCTGGGCCGCTTGGAGCAGATTGCTGAGGAGCAAAAGGCCAACCCAG GTGGCAAGAAGaagggcggcggcagcggcggtggcagtggcagtggcagtggcggCGGTGGCAGTAGTAGTGGCGGCGGCGCTAGTAGTGGCGGCGGCAGTAgtagtggcggcggcggcggtggctgtAGCCGGCCACCAGCCCCCCAGGAGGACATGACTGCTGAGGCAGGCACGCCCCAAGGAGGAGCCCAGGCTCACAACGATGGCGATGAGGAGGGACTGCTGACACACAGTGAGGAGGAGCTG gagcacagccaggacacagatGCAGAGCAAGGGGCCTTGCAGTAA
- the RALY gene encoding RNA-binding protein Raly isoform X2 — MSLKIQTSNVTNKNDPKSINSRVFIGNLNTAMVNKSDVETIFSKYGRVAGCSVHKGYAFVQYANERHARAAVLGENGRVLAGQTLDINMAGEPKPNRPKGLKRAASAIYRLFDYRGRLSPVPVPRAVPVKRPRVTVPLVRRVKTTIPVKLFARSTAITTSSVKIKLKSSELQTIKTELTQIKSTIDALLGRLEQIAEEQKANPGGKKKGGGSGGGSGSGSGGGGSSSGGGASSGGGSSSGGGGGGCSRPPAPQEDMTAEAGTPQGGAQAHNDGDEEGLLTHSEEELEHSQDTDAEQGALQ; from the exons ATGTCCTTGAAGATCCAGACAAGCAATGTAACCAACAAGAACGATCCCAAGTCCATCAACTCTCGGGTCTTCATTGGAAACCTCAACACAGCTATGGTGAATAAGTCAGATGTGGAGACCATCTTTTCCAAGTACGGCCGTGTGGCCGGCTGTTCTGTGCACAAGGGCTATGCCTTTGTCCAGTATGCCAACGAGCGCCATGCCCGGGCAGCTGTGCTGGGAGAGAACGGGCGGGTGCTGGCTGGACAGACCCTGG ATATCAACATGGCTGGAGAGCCCAAGCCCAACAGACCCAAGGGGCTAAAGAGAGCAGCGTCTGCCATTTACAG GCTCTTCGACTACCGGGGCCGCCTATCGCCAGTGCCAGTGCCCAGGGCAGTCCCGGTGAAGCGACCCCGGGTCACAGTCCCTTTGGTCCGGCGTGTCAAAACTACCATACCTGTGAAGCTCTTTGCTCGCTccacagccatcaccaccagCTCAGTCAAGATCAAGT TAAAGAGCAGTGAGCTACAGACCATCAAGACAGAGTTGACGCAGATCAAGTCCACTATCGATGCCCTGCTGGGCCGCTTGGAGCAGATTGCTGAGGAGCAAAAGGCCAACCCAG GTGGCAAGAAGaagggcggcggcagcggcggtggcagtggcagtggcagtggcggCGGTGGCAGTAGTAGTGGCGGCGGCGCTAGTAGTGGCGGCGGCAGTAgtagtggcggcggcggcggtggctgtAGCCGGCCACCAGCCCCCCAGGAGGACATGACTGCTGAGGCAGGCACGCCCCAAGGAGGAGCCCAGGCTCACAACGATGGCGATGAGGAGGGACTGCTGACACACAGTGAGGAGGAGCTG gagcacagccaggacacagatGCAGAGCAAGGGGCCTTGCAGTAA